In Candidatus Zymogenaceae bacterium, the DNA window TTGAGAGTATCTTTATCATACAATTTTTGTCACCCCCGTATCACCGGGATTGAACGCACGAGGAGGGAGTTATGTCTGCTGAAATCGTGAAGGCCCGGCTGTACCTGTATGCCGTGCTTCACCTGTTCGAAGAACTCGCCAAGAGAGACGCGGAAGCAAAGGAAATTATCAAGAAACACTCCGGCGTCATCCAGTTCAAGGCGCCCGGGAGCCTTGCAGCCCAGGTGGAAATCAGCCCGGACGGTGTGGTGGCCACACCCGGCACCGATAAAAAGCCGACCGTCAGCCTGTTTCTCCCCAGCGTCTCCATGTTAAACAACCTTTTCGAAGGGGGATTTACCCTGCCCATCCCGGTAAAGGGACTTCTGAAGATGGGCCTGGTGATGAAGGGATTTGACCCTTTGGGAAAAAGGCTGGAAGCCTACATGGACAATGTGGAAAATCCCCCCGGCGGCAAGAAGGGCAAGGAGATGGTGGCCTCGCTTTTGATGGTGGCCGCCATATTCGGCGCGGCCCAGGTGGGCAACGCGGACGAATCCGTAAAGGACATCGTCAAGAAGATACCGGACGGCATCGCCTTTCTGGAAATCAAGGGAGGACCGTCTGTCTACCTGAAAAAAGAGGGGACGACATTTACCGCCGCAAAGGGAAAACCGGATGATTACACGGTATACCTCGGGTTTAGAGATTATGACATCGCCTATGCCATGTTCACCGACACCCTTGACCTGATGGCCGCCATCTGCCTGGGAGACATCGACCTCTCGGGATCGCTGGCGATGGTGGAACAGCTCGCGGTGCTCATGGAAAAGGCCGGGGCCTACCTGGAATAATTCGGAACGGGAAGACGAGGGAGACAAATCATGAAGGGTTACGAAGATAAATATAAGAAATCCTTGGAGATTTTCAAGCGAGCTGTCAAGGTGATACCCCAGGGTATCTACGGTCACCATACACCCGTCATAACCGGCCCCCTGGCCTCTCCCTATTATGTGGAGAAAACCAAGGGATGTCGCTACTGGGACGTCGACGGCAACGAGTATATCGATTACATCTGCGCCTACGGCCCGATGGTTTTGGGATACAACAACGACGAAGTCGAGGAGGCCGCCGACGCCCAACGCCGCAAGGTCAGCAGCTGCAACCACCCCGCGGAGGTGATGGTGCTGCTTGCCGAGCGCCTGACCGGACTCATCCCCATGGCCGAATGGGCGGTGTTCGGCAAGAACGGCGCGGACATGACCAACCACTCCCTCCTGGTCGCCAGAAAACATACCGGGAGGAAAAAAATCATCATGGCCAAGGGCGCATACCACGGTACGGCTCCTTGGGCGCAGGGCGCCGGCCACGGCGGCGTGATTGACGAGGACGTCGATCACATCCTCTATATAGACTGGGGCGACCTCGAGGGATTCCGCCGGCTCGTCAAGGAAAACCCGGACCAGGTGGCGGGGGCCATCTTTACACCGTATCACCATCCCACGTGGGCGGATCAGCAGATGCCACCCGACGGTTTCTGGAACGGCATCAGGAAAACCTGTGACGACGAGGGAATCATCCTAATTCTGGACGATGTCCGGGCCGGATTTCGCCTGGATATGAGGGGATCCCACGAATACTTCGGCTTCCAACCGGATATCTCCTGCTACTGCAAGGCCATCGCCAATGGGCACCCCCTGTCGGCCATGGTCGGGAACGAAAAGACACGGCTCAGCGCCAGTAATGTCTTTTTCACCGGGAGTTACTGGTTCGCCGCGGATCCGATGGCCGCGTCTTTAAAGACCCTGGAAATCCTCCAGAGAGACAAGGGCATCGAAAAGATGCGCAAAATGGGTGAGAAGCTCAAGTCGGGACTGGAGGAGATGGCCCAGGCCAACGACCTGGAGATTTCCGTCACCGGACCCCCGGCCATTCCCTTCATGACCTTTGTGGGAGATGTGAGCTTCAGAAGAAGCCAGCTGTTCGCCGCAGAGTCCATGAAACGGGGGGTCTTCTTTCATCCCCATCACAACTGGTTCGTCTCGGCCGCCCATGAGGAAAAGGACATCGAAAAGTCGGTCAACATTGCGAACGAGGCGTTCAAGGAGGTCAAGAAGGTTTTCGGAGCGAGTTAAAGAAAATCCGAATAACCGCGTTTCCGAGACTTCCTTAACACATCATACACAAAACGGACGCATCAACACCTCTCGATGCGTCCGTTTTTTTTGTATATCATCCTTTGAACTTCACCTGTACTATAGTGTATAATGGGTATAATATGTTG includes these proteins:
- a CDS encoding aminotransferase class III-fold pyridoxal phosphate-dependent enzyme — protein: MKGYEDKYKKSLEIFKRAVKVIPQGIYGHHTPVITGPLASPYYVEKTKGCRYWDVDGNEYIDYICAYGPMVLGYNNDEVEEAADAQRRKVSSCNHPAEVMVLLAERLTGLIPMAEWAVFGKNGADMTNHSLLVARKHTGRKKIIMAKGAYHGTAPWAQGAGHGGVIDEDVDHILYIDWGDLEGFRRLVKENPDQVAGAIFTPYHHPTWADQQMPPDGFWNGIRKTCDDEGIILILDDVRAGFRLDMRGSHEYFGFQPDISCYCKAIANGHPLSAMVGNEKTRLSASNVFFTGSYWFAADPMAASLKTLEILQRDKGIEKMRKMGEKLKSGLEEMAQANDLEISVTGPPAIPFMTFVGDVSFRRSQLFAAESMKRGVFFHPHHNWFVSAAHEEKDIEKSVNIANEAFKEVKKVFGAS